From the genome of Candidatus Electrothrix communis, one region includes:
- a CDS encoding FecR domain-containing protein gives MPIRISLITEAIITIILGVTLLLPATSFAVDSSTLLQFLGTEHTPLLPLLPASLPVTESFKPSTAAYAGTVAQLQGTAYVYHKNGTTAYKIKRDLPIFSGDTLVTAEKSSITLQMTDATTLTLAAQTKLVIERSLPIIKVRDTALQLFFGRVRAQVKKLAGEYKIRTTTATLRVQEGDFAAAVAPAPKNKPQGWGGGTPVRLLTAVLTGGNPSTVELAGFFGPSIRVKPFSAARVRSGSLAEQAVHVGPDAIPLLQRIAPAPQTGFRPSLPKKPAPAVAPVTAPCWPFSNNVEELKYFKMCKPGQENRIRLWQGLK, from the coding sequence ATGCCAATACGTATTTCTTTGATAACAGAGGCCATCATTACCATCATCCTGGGGGTGACGCTCCTTCTTCCGGCAACCAGCTTTGCCGTTGACAGCAGCACCCTGCTCCAATTTCTGGGCACGGAACATACGCCTCTCCTTCCCCTATTACCGGCTTCTCTCCCCGTTACAGAAAGCTTTAAGCCAAGCACAGCTGCGTATGCCGGAACAGTTGCCCAGCTGCAAGGGACCGCCTATGTCTACCATAAAAACGGAACAACAGCCTATAAAATTAAAAGGGATCTGCCCATCTTCAGTGGTGACACCTTGGTCACCGCTGAGAAAAGCAGCATCACCTTGCAGATGACCGACGCCACGACCCTGACCCTTGCGGCCCAAACCAAGCTGGTCATAGAGAGATCCCTGCCCATAATAAAGGTTCGTGACACCGCCCTACAACTTTTTTTCGGGAGGGTCCGAGCTCAGGTGAAGAAACTTGCTGGGGAATATAAAATCAGAACAACGACCGCCACCCTCAGAGTGCAAGAAGGTGATTTTGCGGCAGCAGTAGCACCTGCTCCAAAGAACAAACCGCAAGGATGGGGGGGGGGGACGCCAGTACGATTACTGACAGCGGTACTCACAGGAGGGAATCCGTCAACGGTGGAGCTTGCCGGTTTTTTTGGCCCTTCAATTCGGGTCAAGCCGTTTTCAGCCGCCAGAGTGCGCTCAGGTAGCCTGGCTGAGCAGGCCGTGCATGTCGGCCCTGACGCAATACCTTTGCTTCAAAGGATTGCCCCGGCTCCACAAACTGGATTTCGCCCCAGTCTTCCGAAAAAGCCTGCTCCGGCTGTTGCTCCGGTCACTGCGCCCTGTTGGCCTTTTTCAAACAACGTCGAGGAGTTAAAATATTTCAAGATGTGCAAGCCTGGGCAGGAAAACAGGATCAGGCTATGGCAGGGTCTCAAATAA
- a CDS encoding ElyC/SanA/YdcF family protein, which yields MIEFVRFLAPFLAPLPVGVFCILVTLFFLLFGLRKIATLSLLMTLGFFLAFGYGLPARQQIEQLERKYTLLDMEQIPEKEQRNIRFVVVLGSANITDPALPESNQLDTASLYRLVEGIRIQRQLPQTFLILSGGVNQDPRANAAVARRVAESLGVESGRLVTEERPRDTTEEAKMLQPMLKDMPFILVTSAAHMERAMKLFQEVGTHPIAAPTDFLIKNNNQLTSSSFVPTCENLGLSQRMIYEWASQAWNSVNRLLE from the coding sequence ATGATTGAATTTGTTCGTTTTCTGGCGCCTTTTCTCGCGCCTCTGCCCGTAGGCGTGTTCTGTATTCTTGTGACGCTGTTTTTTTTGCTTTTTGGCTTGCGTAAGATAGCGACCCTCTCTTTGCTGATGACCCTCGGTTTTTTTCTTGCCTTTGGATACGGCCTGCCTGCGCGACAGCAGATAGAACAATTGGAGAGAAAATACACTCTTCTGGATATGGAACAAATTCCAGAAAAGGAGCAGCGTAATATCCGCTTTGTTGTTGTACTTGGGAGTGCAAATATCACTGATCCTGCTCTTCCAGAGAGCAATCAACTTGACACGGCCTCGTTATACCGATTGGTCGAGGGAATCCGTATTCAACGGCAACTTCCCCAGACTTTTTTGATCCTCAGCGGAGGAGTAAATCAGGATCCCCGAGCCAATGCCGCAGTAGCGCGTAGGGTTGCTGAATCACTGGGAGTGGAAAGCGGAAGATTGGTCACTGAAGAACGGCCACGCGACACCACAGAAGAGGCGAAAATGCTGCAGCCCATGCTCAAAGATATGCCTTTTATTTTGGTAACCTCTGCCGCGCATATGGAACGAGCCATGAAGTTGTTCCAGGAGGTAGGTACGCACCCCATCGCTGCTCCAACGGATTTTCTTATCAAAAATAATAATCAGTTAACCTCATCGTCCTTTGTACCCACCTGTGAAAATTTAGGGCTTTCACAGCGGATGATCTATGAATGGGCATCTCAGGCTTGGAATTCTGTCAACCGACTTCTTGAGTAA
- a CDS encoding ABC transporter permease: MRNYSEQEREKKVAVKKQTLAARRWRGFRKNRRGYYSLLIFSLLFGVSLFAEVLSNDKPLLVKYQGEYYFPLLKAYPETVFGGDFETETDYQDSYILEKLTSDGNTVIFPLNPYDYTSINLELDRPVPSPPAKENILGTDDRGRDVLARLIYGFRLSVLFGFALTLIGTVVGIIAGAVQGYFGGKTDLFFQRFIEIWSSMPELYLLIIFASIFKPSILLLLILLSLFGWMGLSDYVRAEFLKGRNMEYVKAAKALGVGNLTIMYRHLLPNGMTPVITFLPFRISSAILSLTALDFLGLGVPPTTPSLGELLKQGKGNIEAWWLSLTTFIVLVGTLVLLIFIGEALREAFDPRRQ, from the coding sequence TTGAGAAATTACAGTGAGCAGGAAAGGGAGAAGAAGGTGGCTGTAAAAAAACAAACACTTGCGGCCCGCAGATGGCGGGGCTTTCGGAAAAATCGAAGAGGCTACTATAGCCTGTTGATCTTCAGCCTTTTGTTCGGCGTTTCCCTTTTTGCCGAGGTGTTGAGCAATGATAAACCCTTACTGGTCAAATACCAGGGCGAGTATTATTTCCCCTTGCTCAAGGCCTATCCGGAAACCGTGTTTGGGGGGGATTTTGAAACCGAGACAGATTATCAGGATTCCTATATTCTGGAAAAATTGACTTCTGACGGCAATACCGTTATTTTTCCACTGAATCCCTATGATTATACCTCGATTAACCTTGAACTTGACCGGCCTGTTCCGTCTCCGCCAGCAAAAGAAAATATCCTCGGTACTGATGACCGGGGCAGGGATGTCCTGGCCCGTTTGATTTACGGATTTCGCCTTTCTGTTCTTTTCGGTTTTGCTTTGACCCTGATTGGGACCGTTGTGGGCATAATTGCCGGAGCAGTGCAAGGCTATTTCGGCGGCAAGACAGATTTGTTTTTTCAGCGTTTCATCGAGATTTGGAGTTCCATGCCGGAGCTCTATCTCCTGATTATCTTTGCCTCAATTTTCAAGCCCAGCATCCTGCTGCTGTTGATTCTGCTCTCTTTATTCGGTTGGATGGGATTATCTGATTATGTGCGAGCAGAGTTTCTCAAGGGGCGCAATATGGAGTATGTCAAGGCGGCCAAGGCCTTGGGCGTGGGCAATTTGACCATTATGTACCGTCATCTCCTGCCCAACGGCATGACCCCGGTGATCACCTTTCTTCCTTTCAGGATATCCTCTGCAATTCTTTCTCTGACCGCCTTGGATTTTCTCGGCCTTGGTGTGCCGCCCACAACACCGAGTCTGGGCGAGTTGCTCAAGCAGGGTAAGGGGAATATCGAAGCTTGGTGGCTTTCCTTGACGACCTTTATCGTTCTAGTCGGCACCCTGGTCCTGCTGATCTTCATTGGTGAAGCCCTGCGTGAGGCCTTTGATCCGCGCAGGCAGTAG
- a CDS encoding ABC transporter permease subunit, which produces MSLYILKRFLLMIPTLFGVMFITFVITQFVPGGPVEKMMSQIEGRGAGGESSGGRSGLYQGKQGLDQERIDQLKKLYGFDKPPMQRFVSMMGSYLVFDFGDSYYHQKGVAQLVISKLPVSMSLGIWTFLIVYSVCIPLGIRKAVVDGSRFDVITSTAILIGYAIPGFVLGILLIVLFGGGSFWNVFPLRGLVSDNWADLSRTGKVLDYLWHMVLPIISSTVGSLAVMTMLTKNSFLEEIRKQYVMTARAKGLGDNQVLYRHVFRNAIIPIITGFPGSFITAFFTGSLLIETIFSLDGMGLLAYDSVLNRDYPVVLGTLYFFTLIGLIARLLSDLSYVWVDPRISFEKLQ; this is translated from the coding sequence GTGAGTCTCTACATCCTTAAACGTTTTTTGCTTATGATCCCCACCTTGTTCGGGGTCATGTTTATCACCTTTGTCATCACCCAGTTTGTCCCTGGAGGGCCGGTTGAAAAGATGATGAGCCAGATTGAAGGCCGGGGTGCAGGCGGTGAGTCAAGTGGTGGGCGTTCAGGGCTCTATCAGGGAAAACAGGGGCTTGATCAGGAGCGCATTGATCAACTGAAAAAGCTGTACGGTTTTGATAAACCGCCCATGCAGCGCTTTGTCTCCATGATGGGCTCTTATCTCGTCTTTGACTTTGGCGACTCCTATTATCACCAGAAGGGCGTGGCACAGCTGGTCATTTCGAAGTTGCCGGTTTCCATGTCCTTGGGCATCTGGACCTTTCTGATTGTTTATTCGGTCTGCATTCCTCTTGGGATCCGCAAGGCTGTTGTTGATGGATCCCGCTTTGATGTAATCACAAGTACCGCCATTCTCATTGGCTATGCCATACCCGGCTTTGTCCTGGGTATTCTTCTCATTGTCCTCTTTGGCGGGGGCAGCTTCTGGAATGTGTTCCCTCTGCGTGGGCTGGTCTCGGATAATTGGGCTGACTTGAGCAGGACAGGCAAGGTCTTGGATTATCTCTGGCATATGGTGTTACCCATCATCTCCTCAACAGTGGGTAGTCTGGCTGTCATGACCATGCTGACCAAGAACTCCTTTTTGGAAGAAATCCGCAAGCAGTATGTCATGACGGCACGGGCCAAGGGGCTTGGCGATAATCAGGTCCTGTACCGGCATGTGTTCCGCAATGCCATTATCCCGATCATTACCGGCTTTCCCGGTTCTTTTATCACCGCCTTTTTTACTGGATCATTGCTCATAGAAACGATTTTTTCCTTGGACGGCATGGGCCTGCTGGCCTATGATTCTGTCCTGAACCGAGATTATCCGGTGGTGTTAGGGACCCTCTATTTTTTCACCCTGATCGGGCTGATTGCCAGACTGCTTTCCGATCTCAGTTATGTCTGGGTTGATCCGAGAATCAGTTTTGAGAAATTACAGTGA
- the argJ gene encoding bifunctional glutamate N-acetyltransferase/amino-acid acetyltransferase ArgJ produces the protein MKVKGFTAAAVQAGIRYQDRLDLGLIYSEVPAVTVGMFTTNTVQAAPVVLGKKRLLNGKAQAVLVNSGNANACTGEQGMELALRTGSLVADALGIDEELVQIASTGVIGESLNIDPFVRAVPGLVTSLKEDGFDDLAQAIMTTDTVPKTSSATVEINGVSVNLLGVAKGSGMIMPDMATMLCFVVTDARIPFSALNEIVKTGVEQSFNLITVDGDTSTNDTVLVMANGAAKNHWIDEENRESVRVFTEALHKIFKDLALQIVSDGEGTTKVVTIRVVGARSKEEAMNGAQTIANSALVKTAFFGEDANWGRIIAALGRSGCQFQPDRVSIAFDDAVMVENGLGCGKEAEKKASKVLQQKEFTVTVDLRDGSERAEVFTTDLTCDYVNINADYRS, from the coding sequence ATGAAGGTTAAAGGGTTTACTGCTGCCGCTGTCCAGGCAGGCATTCGTTATCAGGATCGACTTGATCTCGGCCTGATTTATTCCGAGGTTCCGGCTGTGACGGTCGGTATGTTTACAACAAATACTGTTCAGGCTGCTCCTGTGGTGCTGGGCAAAAAACGCCTGCTGAACGGCAAGGCGCAGGCAGTGTTGGTGAACAGCGGCAATGCCAATGCCTGTACGGGTGAACAGGGCATGGAGTTGGCATTGCGTACAGGCTCCTTAGTTGCTGATGCCTTGGGGATTGATGAAGAATTAGTGCAAATCGCGTCCACAGGGGTTATTGGCGAGTCGCTGAACATAGATCCTTTTGTCCGGGCTGTGCCGGGGCTTGTCACCTCTTTAAAGGAGGATGGTTTTGATGATCTTGCACAGGCAATTATGACCACGGATACTGTGCCGAAGACCTCTTCTGCCACTGTGGAGATTAACGGCGTTTCCGTGAATTTACTGGGTGTTGCCAAAGGCTCCGGGATGATCATGCCGGATATGGCAACCATGCTTTGTTTTGTTGTGACGGATGCTCGGATTCCTTTTTCCGCATTAAATGAAATCGTCAAAACCGGGGTGGAACAATCATTCAATCTGATTACGGTGGACGGGGATACCTCGACCAATGATACGGTTTTGGTTATGGCAAACGGTGCTGCGAAAAACCATTGGATCGATGAAGAAAATCGGGAGAGCGTAAGGGTTTTCACAGAAGCGTTGCATAAGATTTTCAAGGATCTTGCTTTGCAGATCGTTTCAGATGGCGAAGGAACAACCAAGGTTGTAACCATTCGGGTGGTTGGTGCCAGGAGCAAGGAAGAGGCTATGAATGGAGCCCAAACCATTGCTAACTCTGCTTTGGTTAAGACAGCATTTTTCGGTGAAGACGCGAACTGGGGTCGAATTATCGCTGCGCTCGGTCGGTCAGGATGTCAGTTTCAGCCAGATCGGGTTTCCATAGCCTTTGATGATGCAGTGATGGTTGAAAACGGCCTCGGCTGCGGAAAAGAGGCAGAAAAAAAGGCCTCTAAAGTGTTGCAGCAAAAAGAATTTACCGTTACTGTCGACCTTCGGGACGGAAGTGAACGTGCGGAGGTATTTACTACAGATTTAACCTGTGATTATGTGAATATTAATGCCGATTATCGATCCTGA
- a CDS encoding gamma-glutamyltransferase: MKNKAVVAAGHEAVAEAAALILEAGGNAFDAVVAAGFASAVAEPMLTSLGGGGFALARTADHQEIFFDFFVDTPGLGLEPSKLEPHFYPIDVDFSGSTQEFNIGLGSAAVPGTLKGLLHIHERLGHMPLQEVVAPAVHLAQGHELNQVQAYFIKILRPILEISTSGGKLYEPDGHLLQVGETLANPELADFLRHLPEEKDKNFYAGDIAARIDQDMRNGGGLLSAQDLAAYKVIERKPLRVQYHDHTLLTAPDFGGSLIALSLLLQEKAGDVAGPVQEWGSPEHLLRTLGLMREVERLRKQGISSPQALADFIAGQEVQASAERIRRFSRGTTHVSVADSMGNIASMTCSNGEGSGYFVPETGIMLNNMMGEDDLHPGGFHAEPPGQRVGSMMSPSALLYDNEVKLVFGSGGSKRIRTALSQVLTQVVDFKRDLSEAVLAPRMYWDGDEEILQVEPGFREQAIQALQEQVQVNLWGAPDLYFGGVHAVIPGVGGVGDARRGGSVAVVEL, from the coding sequence ATGAAGAATAAAGCGGTTGTTGCTGCCGGTCATGAGGCAGTGGCCGAAGCGGCTGCTCTTATCCTGGAGGCGGGCGGCAATGCCTTTGACGCAGTGGTTGCAGCGGGTTTTGCCAGTGCTGTTGCCGAGCCGATGCTGACCAGTCTGGGCGGAGGCGGATTTGCCTTAGCCCGTACTGCAGATCATCAGGAAATATTTTTTGATTTCTTTGTGGATACCCCCGGCCTCGGCCTGGAGCCCTCCAAGCTGGAGCCCCATTTTTATCCCATCGATGTTGATTTTTCAGGATCAACCCAGGAGTTTAATATCGGGCTCGGTTCTGCGGCTGTTCCTGGTACCCTGAAGGGCTTGCTGCATATTCACGAACGCTTAGGTCACATGCCCTTGCAAGAGGTTGTAGCGCCTGCTGTCCACTTGGCGCAGGGCCATGAGCTGAATCAGGTGCAGGCCTATTTTATCAAGATTCTTCGCCCGATCTTGGAAATAAGCACGAGCGGGGGCAAGCTGTATGAACCCGACGGACATCTTCTTCAGGTCGGTGAAACTTTAGCTAATCCTGAACTTGCCGACTTTCTCCGTCATTTGCCTGAGGAAAAGGATAAGAATTTTTATGCCGGTGATATCGCAGCGCGTATTGACCAGGATATGCGCAACGGCGGCGGCCTTCTCTCGGCTCAAGATCTTGCAGCCTATAAGGTGATTGAACGCAAGCCGCTGCGGGTACAATACCATGATCATACCCTGTTGACAGCCCCGGATTTCGGTGGTTCCCTGATCGCCCTCTCCTTGCTCTTGCAGGAGAAAGCAGGGGATGTTGCTGGGCCTGTTCAGGAATGGGGCAGCCCGGAACATCTGCTTCGCACCTTAGGCCTAATGCGCGAGGTAGAGCGGCTCCGTAAACAGGGGATTTCTAGCCCCCAGGCCTTGGCGGATTTTATCGCTGGGCAGGAAGTTCAGGCAAGTGCGGAACGAATTCGTCGATTCAGTCGGGGCACCACCCATGTCTCTGTTGCAGACAGCATGGGCAATATTGCCTCCATGACCTGCTCCAACGGGGAAGGCTCTGGATATTTTGTGCCGGAAACCGGCATTATGCTCAATAATATGATGGGCGAGGATGATCTCCATCCGGGCGGTTTCCATGCTGAGCCGCCGGGGCAACGAGTTGGGTCTATGATGTCGCCGTCCGCATTACTCTATGATAATGAGGTCAAACTGGTTTTCGGCAGCGGAGGCTCTAAACGCATCCGAACGGCCCTGTCTCAGGTACTGACCCAGGTTGTTGATTTTAAGAGAGACCTCTCTGAAGCAGTCCTTGCTCCGAGGATGTACTGGGACGGCGATGAAGAAATTCTTCAGGTTGAACCCGGCTTCAGAGAGCAGGCAATCCAGGCTCTGCAAGAGCAGGTTCAAGTCAACCTTTGGGGAGCGCCAGATCTCTATTTCGGTGGAGTGCATGCGGTAATACCCGGTGTTGGTGGGGTTGGTGACGCCAGAAGAGGCGGATCTGTGGCTGTGGTGGAACTGTGA
- a CDS encoding YbdK family carboxylate-amine ligase, with translation MEQSTFTPIFSGSRTCTLGVELEFQLVDCHTLDLVPRVNSILEDLVPKGSDRIAPEFLQSIIELQTGVCDTVDDVAADLSRLIHLVEDVAMGEGCYLSSTSLHPFAEPSAQVLSKGERYQRIMDELQQVGRQFITQGMHVHVGMPDGDTAIKVCDIIQPYLPILLALSSSSPFFRGQDTGFQSYRTKLFEALPLAGIFGYHGNWQGYAEEVNNLHAHQAIERLKDLWWDVRPSPGYGTVEVRICDLPCRFYSILGLTAAVQALAAYLAEINLSSRPVSLQLLKYNKWQAARHGLDGRFVDIYGLLGNSDLTLRQAADKLFQLIRPVTDRFHTTGYIRELRKILEQGTGADRQRRLAGGEKKKFKEMIISLRNDYWLREQ, from the coding sequence ATGGAACAGAGCACATTCACACCAATATTTAGCGGCAGTCGGACATGTACCCTCGGTGTTGAGCTAGAATTTCAGCTTGTTGATTGCCATACACTGGACCTCGTGCCACGGGTAAACAGCATTTTGGAAGATCTTGTTCCAAAGGGAAGCGATAGAATTGCTCCAGAGTTCCTCCAATCTATTATAGAGCTGCAAACCGGCGTCTGCGATACTGTTGATGATGTGGCTGCTGATCTCAGCCGACTCATCCATTTAGTTGAAGATGTTGCTATGGGTGAGGGCTGTTACCTCTCTTCGACAAGCCTCCATCCTTTTGCGGAGCCTTCTGCTCAAGTATTGAGCAAAGGAGAGCGGTATCAGCGAATCATGGATGAACTGCAACAGGTTGGGCGTCAGTTCATTACCCAAGGAATGCATGTCCATGTGGGAATGCCTGATGGCGACACTGCGATCAAGGTCTGCGACATTATTCAGCCCTACCTTCCCATTCTCCTTGCCCTGAGCAGTTCCTCACCCTTTTTTCGCGGTCAGGATACAGGGTTTCAATCTTATAGGACCAAGCTATTTGAGGCGCTCCCTTTAGCAGGCATTTTCGGTTATCACGGGAATTGGCAGGGCTATGCGGAAGAGGTGAACAATTTGCACGCGCATCAGGCTATTGAGCGGCTCAAGGATCTTTGGTGGGACGTACGACCAAGTCCCGGATACGGTACTGTGGAGGTTCGCATCTGCGACCTGCCGTGTCGATTTTATTCCATCTTGGGCTTGACAGCTGCTGTCCAGGCTCTGGCTGCTTACCTTGCTGAAATCAACCTTTCTTCCCGCCCGGTCAGTTTACAGCTGCTGAAATATAATAAATGGCAGGCAGCCCGGCACGGGCTTGACGGACGTTTTGTCGATATTTACGGGTTATTGGGTAACTCCGATCTCACCTTGCGACAGGCGGCAGATAAGCTGTTTCAGCTTATTCGGCCAGTGACCGACCGGTTTCATACCACAGGCTATATCCGTGAGCTCCGTAAAATTTTGGAACAGGGCACAGGAGCAGATCGACAACGCCGGTTGGCTGGAGGCGAAAAGAAAAAATTCAAAGAGATGATCATCAGCCTGAGAAATGATTATTGGCTGAGAGAGCAGTAA
- a CDS encoding IS3 family transposase (programmed frameshift) — protein sequence MSQKRRVHSAAFKGKVALEALKELKPINALASQYEIQPNQISLWKKQLKEGVPEIFSRKRSKEKEDSRKVENRLYEEVGRLKMELDWLKKKVCESCSDPLDLIDPKHKSISIQRQCDLLGISRSRYYYKPAVESELNLKLMRIIDEIYTNFPFYGSRRMVIELERRSFHVNRKRVQRLMRLMRIEAIYPKPKLSQRNSEHKVYPYLLRNILIDHPNQVWSTDITYIPMQDGFMYLTAVIDWYSRYILSWRISNTLDNDFCIEALDEALSQGLPDIFNTDQGVQFTSKKFTKRLTDVDVKISMDGKGRALDNIFVERFWRTVKYENIYLKDYRNGKELYHGLEEYFSFYNTQRPHQSLGYRVPEYIHYC from the exons ATGTCACAAAAAAGAAGAGTCCACTCAGCTGCCTTCAAAGGAAAAGTTGCACTCGAAGCATTGAAAGAGTTGAAGCCAATTAATGCGTTGGCGTCCCAGTATGAGATTCAACCAAACCAGATAAGCCTCTGGAAAAAGCAGTTAAAAGAAGGGGTTCCCGAAATATTCAGTAGAAAACGTAGTAAGGAAAAAGAGGACTCCCGTAAGGTTGAAAATCGTTTATATGAAGAGGTCGGGCGCCTGAAAATGGAGTTGGACTGGCTTAAAAAAAAAGTCTG TGAGTCATGTTCAGATCCACTTGATTTAATTGATCCTAAGCACAAGTCGATCAGCATCCAGAGGCAATGTGACCTGCTCGGCATCAGTCGATCCCGCTATTACTATAAGCCTGCGGTCGAGAGTGAATTGAACCTCAAATTGATGCGAATTATTGATGAGATCTACACCAACTTCCCTTTTTACGGAAGCAGACGAATGGTCATCGAACTGGAGCGGCGTTCTTTTCATGTAAACAGAAAACGGGTTCAAAGGTTGATGCGCCTTATGAGGATTGAGGCGATTTATCCGAAACCGAAGCTAAGCCAAAGGAATAGCGAACATAAGGTTTATCCGTACCTTTTGAGGAACATCTTGATTGATCATCCCAATCAGGTTTGGAGTACTGATATCACATATATTCCGATGCAGGACGGTTTCATGTACCTGACGGCAGTTATTGATTGGTACAGCCGATACATTCTCAGCTGGCGCATATCCAATACGCTCGATAACGATTTTTGTATTGAGGCCCTTGATGAGGCATTAAGTCAGGGATTACCCGATATTTTTAATACCGATCAGGGGGTACAGTTCACAAGCAAAAAATTCACAAAACGTCTGACAGATGTTGATGTAAAAATCAGCATGGACGGCAAGGGTCGGGCACTGGATAATATTTTTGTCGAGCGTTTTTGGCGTACAGTAAAATATGAAAACATCTACCTGAAGGACTATCGAAACGGCAAGGAGTTATACCACGGTCTGGAGGAATATTTTTCATTTTACAATACCCAACGCCCCCATCAGTCTTTGGGGTACAGAGTCCCTGAATATATTCATTATTGCTAA
- a CDS encoding M20 family metallopeptidase — MFTVTEEQEKKILETRRALHRHPELSYQEKKTSALIKKELERLGIPYTGGLAGGTGIRAELGKGTGPCVALRADMDALPVSEETDLDFASQQPGVMHACGHDGHTAMLLGAAELLSQSTGLDKICGRVVLLFQPAEEAGNGAAAMIADNCLQDVGMIFCGHIDTHHPVGHLAVDQGLICSYADPFIIEICGRGGHAARPHEAVDAVVVGASLVLNIQTMVSRMINPAHPGVITVGRIAAGSVHNVIAGKAVLEGTIRSTHPDTREQIIRRMQGVVRGLEEMCRAEISFTLHQGLPAVVNDPVSCALARQAALEVVGIDQVVSQGSPSLGGEDFSFYQEKIPGTMIRFGAAKDPNTGPAHSSAFDFDEKVLTCGSRWLATVAVHALRYLQKS; from the coding sequence TTGTTTACTGTAACTGAGGAGCAGGAAAAGAAAATCCTGGAGACCCGCCGCGCATTGCATCGCCACCCGGAGCTTTCCTATCAAGAGAAAAAGACATCTGCCCTGATCAAAAAAGAGCTGGAAAGATTGGGGATACCTTATACAGGAGGCTTGGCCGGAGGCACCGGCATCAGGGCTGAACTGGGAAAAGGTACCGGCCCTTGTGTGGCTTTGCGGGCTGATATGGATGCCCTACCTGTTTCCGAAGAAACCGATCTTGATTTTGCATCCCAGCAGCCCGGCGTGATGCATGCCTGCGGGCATGATGGGCATACTGCCATGTTGCTCGGAGCAGCAGAATTACTCTCTCAGAGTACTGGACTTGATAAGATCTGTGGCAGGGTTGTGCTCCTTTTTCAGCCAGCGGAAGAGGCAGGAAACGGGGCTGCAGCTATGATTGCCGACAACTGCCTGCAGGATGTGGGTATGATTTTCTGCGGTCATATCGACACCCATCATCCGGTCGGGCATCTGGCTGTCGATCAAGGGCTTATCTGTTCCTATGCTGATCCCTTTATCATTGAAATCTGCGGCCGAGGTGGACATGCTGCTCGGCCTCACGAAGCTGTTGATGCTGTTGTGGTCGGTGCAAGTCTGGTGCTGAATATCCAGACTATGGTTTCTCGAATGATTAATCCGGCTCATCCCGGTGTGATTACTGTCGGCCGGATTGCAGCGGGGTCGGTGCATAACGTCATTGCCGGTAAGGCTGTGCTTGAAGGGACGATTCGTAGCACCCACCCGGACACCAGAGAGCAGATCATCAGGCGGATGCAGGGCGTGGTACGCGGTCTTGAGGAGATGTGCAGGGCCGAGATCAGCTTCACCCTCCACCAAGGCTTGCCCGCTGTGGTGAATGACCCGGTTTCCTGCGCTCTTGCCCGGCAGGCGGCTCTGGAGGTTGTGGGTATTGACCAGGTTGTTTCTCAGGGTTCCCCCAGCCTAGGAGGAGAAGATTTCTCTTTTTATCAGGAGAAAATTCCCGGAACCATGATTCGATTCGGGGCTGCAAAAGACCCGAATACCGGTCCTGCCCATTCTAGCGCTTTTGATTTTGATGAAAAAGTTTTAACCTGCGGAAGCCGATGGCTGGCCACTGTAGCTGTTCATGCCTTGCGATATTTGCAAAAATCGTAA